In the genome of Spirochaetia bacterium, one region contains:
- a CDS encoding ABC transporter permease, giving the protein MHELALFLQLSFQLATPLLFATLGEIITEKAGNMNLGVEGQMMVGACFGYIVAYSTGNAFLALVVAVIAGAALALVYAMLTVSLLSDQLVCGFAITIFGTGFANFAGKPLLGTYLSDTIANSIGVKPIPVLSSIPFVGTILFDQSWLLLLSIVLALLMEAYLYKTSAGLKLRMTGEQPAAADASGIDVTKVKYLHILVGGGLCALGGAYLSLVDVPHWQNDITAGTGWIAIALVIFAMWSPLRAIGGAYLFGILRALSIKFQSCTFAVIGVHITLSSQIMDMMPYAMTILVLLVTTLGNKKENLAPASLGRAYYREER; this is encoded by the coding sequence ATGCATGAACTAGCTCTGTTTCTCCAACTTTCCTTTCAACTGGCGACACCTTTGCTTTTTGCCACCTTGGGAGAGATCATTACCGAGAAGGCCGGTAACATGAACTTGGGCGTAGAAGGCCAGATGATGGTCGGGGCTTGCTTCGGGTATATCGTCGCTTATTCTACGGGCAATGCTTTCTTGGCTCTTGTTGTCGCTGTCATTGCCGGAGCAGCCTTGGCCTTGGTATATGCCATGCTTACTGTTTCCTTGCTGAGTGACCAGCTGGTATGCGGCTTTGCCATTACGATATTCGGTACCGGTTTTGCCAATTTTGCCGGCAAGCCGTTGTTGGGTACGTATCTGTCTGATACCATTGCCAATAGCATAGGCGTCAAACCGATACCTGTGCTTTCCTCCATTCCTTTTGTCGGCACCATTTTGTTTGACCAGAGTTGGCTGCTGTTGCTTTCTATTGTACTTGCCTTGCTTATGGAGGCCTATCTCTACAAGACAAGTGCCGGACTGAAGCTGAGGATGACCGGAGAGCAGCCGGCCGCCGCTGACGCGAGCGGCATTGATGTGACGAAGGTCAAGTATCTGCATATCCTTGTCGGAGGCGGACTGTGTGCCTTGGGGGGAGCATATCTTTCCCTTGTGGATGTACCGCATTGGCAGAATGACATTACTGCCGGTACAGGCTGGATAGCCATTGCCTTGGTTATCTTTGCCATGTGGAGTCCCTTACGGGCAATCGGGGGCGCCTATTTGTTTGGCATCCTTAGGGCACTGAGCATAAAATTCCAATCATGTACGTTCGCTGTCATCGGCGTGCATATCACCTTGTCATCACAGATCATGGACATGATGCCGTATGCAATGACCATCCTTGTCCTGTTGGTGACTACGTTAGGGAACAAAAAAGAAAACCTGGCACCTGCCAGTCTTGGCAGGGCCTACTATCGGGAAGAACGGTAG
- a CDS encoding amidohydrolase family protein encodes MDKDLISVALGKKPADIVIRGGLLINVHSGEIYPADVAVFHQTIASVGSLPEGCIGAQTKVIDASGLYLAPGFIDAHIHFESSMLSYTEFAKMAVIHGTCSVASDLMEVTLVSGVEGMKHILEEAKQTPVSLYYPVPAFMGDDDVQTSGSSLSLDMMQDLVKLPEAVGLAEVLFPPILAGSDKSKWMLDLAQENHLVAEGHAPWAFRSGLAGLCRLSYQQRP; translated from the coding sequence ATGGACAAAGATTTGATTTCGGTAGCACTTGGCAAGAAACCTGCTGATATCGTCATTCGAGGGGGCTTGCTGATCAATGTACATTCTGGGGAAATCTATCCTGCAGATGTAGCTGTTTTCCACCAGACCATTGCCTCTGTCGGTTCTCTTCCCGAAGGGTGCATCGGTGCACAGACTAAGGTCATCGATGCTTCAGGCCTGTACCTTGCGCCCGGTTTCATCGATGCGCATATACATTTTGAAAGCAGTATGCTTTCCTATACCGAATTTGCCAAGATGGCCGTCATACACGGTACCTGCTCGGTGGCGTCGGATCTGATGGAAGTGACCTTGGTCAGCGGAGTCGAGGGCATGAAGCACATTTTGGAAGAGGCAAAGCAGACTCCTGTGTCACTGTACTATCCTGTACCGGCTTTCATGGGGGACGATGATGTCCAGACCAGCGGCAGCTCCCTGAGCCTTGACATGATGCAGGATCTTGTCAAGCTGCCTGAAGCTGTCGGACTTGCCGAAGTGCTTTTCCCACCCATTCTTGCAGGCAGCGATAAATCAAAGTGGATGCTGGATCTGGCCCAAGAGAACCATCTGGTTGCAGAAGGGCATGCCCCCTGGGCTTTCAGGAGCGGCCTTGCAGGCCTATGCAGGCTGTCATATCAACAGCGACCATGA
- a CDS encoding ABC transporter ATP-binding protein, whose protein sequence is MAEYLELKDITKKFGSVVANDHVSVSFSRGEIHALLGENGSGKSTLMNILSGIYAADSGQILLEGKALDISCPKDALKHGIGMIHQHFKLVDVFSALDNIIAGHPTGFYLDRQHQFAAIRQLCDQYGFKVDLKKKIYEMSVSERQKVEIIKVLYFGARILILDEPTAVLTPQETEILFNVLREMKKQGCVVILITHKFNEVMSVSDRITVLRKGLMVGSVRTDRTDSNELTRMMVGHEIALDIPTVPSYDGCRTVMRLKDVTVEGHAHLKLLDAVNLELKSNQILGIAGIAGSGQEALCEAIAGLLPLTGGSIEAEGFQQIGFVPEDRLGMGLLASASVVDNVLLRSYRKGKYFFVDRTAGKKQAEELVRKYNVSTPSIYQKVSRLSGGNIQKILLGREIDCKPSVLLVAYPVRGLDIQASNFIYEQLNAQKEKGVSIVFVGEDLDVLLALCDRIAVMHEGRIAGIYKKDTISKQEVGLLMMGERLGEKHDQNN, encoded by the coding sequence ATGGCAGAGTATCTTGAACTGAAGGATATAACCAAGAAGTTTGGTTCAGTGGTAGCAAATGACCATGTATCCGTCTCTTTCAGCAGAGGTGAAATTCACGCTCTGCTGGGAGAGAACGGTTCGGGAAAAAGCACGCTGATGAACATCCTTTCCGGTATCTATGCTGCAGACAGCGGGCAGATACTGCTTGAAGGCAAGGCACTTGACATTTCCTGCCCGAAGGATGCCTTGAAACATGGTATCGGAATGATTCATCAGCATTTCAAGCTTGTTGATGTATTTTCCGCCTTGGACAATATCATTGCCGGTCATCCTACGGGCTTTTACTTGGATAGGCAGCATCAGTTTGCAGCCATACGGCAACTCTGTGATCAATATGGCTTCAAGGTCGATCTCAAGAAAAAGATCTATGAAATGTCCGTCAGTGAAAGACAGAAAGTTGAGATCATCAAAGTCCTGTATTTCGGTGCCCGCATACTGATCCTGGATGAACCCACCGCGGTGCTTACACCGCAGGAAACGGAAATACTCTTCAATGTCCTTCGGGAAATGAAGAAACAAGGGTGTGTCGTTATCCTGATCACCCATAAATTCAATGAGGTAATGAGTGTCAGTGACCGTATTACGGTCCTGCGCAAGGGCCTTATGGTCGGTTCCGTCCGTACGGACCGGACTGACAGCAATGAACTGACACGGATGATGGTCGGTCATGAGATTGCCCTCGATATCCCTACGGTCCCGTCCTATGATGGCTGCAGGACGGTGATGAGGCTCAAGGATGTGACTGTCGAGGGCCATGCCCATCTCAAGCTGCTCGATGCAGTGAATCTTGAGTTGAAATCCAACCAGATCCTGGGCATTGCCGGTATTGCCGGGTCCGGACAGGAAGCTTTGTGTGAGGCCATTGCAGGTCTGTTGCCTCTTACCGGCGGTAGCATCGAAGCGGAAGGATTCCAACAGATCGGCTTTGTACCTGAGGACCGCTTGGGTATGGGACTGCTGGCTTCTGCATCCGTAGTAGATAATGTCCTGTTGCGTTCCTACAGGAAGGGCAAGTATTTTTTCGTGGACAGGACTGCCGGGAAAAAACAAGCAGAAGAGCTGGTAAGGAAATATAACGTTTCTACACCTTCCATATATCAGAAAGTCAGCCGTCTGTCCGGCGGCAATATCCAGAAGATTCTGCTTGGACGGGAAATTGACTGCAAGCCTTCTGTTCTTTTGGTTGCTTACCCGGTCCGAGGATTGGACATACAGGCTTCAAATTTTATCTATGAACAGCTCAATGCCCAGAAAGAGAAAGGTGTTTCCATAGTATTCGTCGGAGAGGACCTGGATGTCCTGCTTGCCTTATGTGACCGCATTGCAGTCATGCATGAGGGTAGGATTGCCGGAATCTATAAGAAAGATACGATTTCAAAGCAGGAAGTAGGATTGCTCATGATGGGTGAAAGATTAGGGGAGAAGCATGATCAGAACAATTAA
- a CDS encoding ABC transporter permease produces the protein MIRTIKKESAGADGWKRTVFSLAVALLVTAFLIAMLGYNPFAVYGQMLKGSLGSSYQLKETINKTIPLLVMSLGVCICLKGQFVNIGVEGQFFLGAIGATFVVRKIGTAMGSGILPVMFLLAFVAGGLWCLLPALMKVKLKVNEIVVTLMLNYVALKIVSYLQYVVWKDPKAYGFPKIANYPDVATLPKVFGIHCGWIIAIALVIAVYLLLDRSKFGYELTAVGLNPNTARYASINADKVVMLAAFIGGGLCGLAGLMQASGIERTMNDQMSQGLGFTAIVIAYMARLSPAGSVLVSLFFAIMLQGGSYIQSSLQIPSEISTVLEGIILLTILGSEFFTKYRIAIVGKGEGNA, from the coding sequence ATGATCAGAACAATTAAGAAGGAAAGTGCTGGTGCTGATGGATGGAAAAGGACAGTCTTCTCCCTTGCCGTTGCCCTGCTGGTTACAGCTTTTCTGATAGCCATGCTTGGCTACAATCCCTTTGCCGTGTATGGACAGATGCTGAAGGGTTCCCTTGGTTCGTCCTATCAACTGAAGGAGACGATCAACAAGACCATTCCGCTGCTTGTCATGTCATTGGGGGTCTGCATTTGCCTCAAGGGCCAGTTCGTCAACATAGGGGTCGAAGGTCAGTTTTTCCTTGGGGCTATCGGGGCTACGTTTGTCGTACGGAAGATAGGGACCGCTATGGGAAGCGGTATCCTTCCTGTCATGTTTCTGTTGGCTTTTGTGGCCGGAGGCCTGTGGTGTCTGCTTCCTGCTTTGATGAAGGTCAAGCTGAAGGTCAATGAAATTGTCGTAACCCTGATGCTCAACTATGTTGCGCTTAAAATCGTATCGTACCTGCAGTATGTTGTCTGGAAGGACCCGAAGGCCTATGGTTTTCCAAAGATTGCAAATTATCCCGACGTTGCGACGTTACCGAAGGTCTTTGGCATCCATTGTGGGTGGATCATCGCAATTGCCTTGGTCATTGCCGTCTATCTGTTGCTTGACCGTTCAAAGTTCGGTTATGAGCTGACTGCCGTAGGGCTGAACCCGAATACGGCGCGGTACGCATCCATCAACGCTGACAAAGTCGTGATGCTGGCAGCTTTCATCGGCGGCGGCCTATGTGGTCTTGCCGGCCTGATGCAGGCTTCAGGCATTGAAAGGACGATGAATGACCAGATGTCACAGGGACTTGGGTTTACAGCAATTGTCATTGCCTATATGGCGCGGCTAAGCCCTGCCGGTAGTGTCCTGGTTTCCCTGTTCTTTGCTATCATGCTTCAGGGAGGATCATATATCCAATCTTCACTTCAGATTCCATCTGAGATTTCAACAGTACTTGAAGGTATCATCCTTCTGACCATACTTGGATCTGAATTCTTTACCAAGTATCGTATTGCCATTGTTGGCAAAGGAGAGGGCAATGCATGA
- a CDS encoding amidohydrolase family protein has protein sequence MQAYAGCHINSDHESSTAEEALGKLRAGMNVLMREGSAAQDLKACLSMIVKDKISTRHCSMVSDDIDALHMEEKGHLDHKVRMAIKEGVDPISAIEMVTINPAENFRLQDTIGSIAPGKRADIAFLSSLEDCKVEKVMSKGKLVVDKGKLAVAFPPYHYDRCLLDTVTIPAGLRAQDLLIPCNANQAKVHVIGVSGTTLLTEAREAVVRTEDGYLASDVSRDLLHIATVERYGKGGGVGRSYVQGFGLKKGAIGLSVGHDHHNITVVGADSRDMLVAVEEIGRLSGGFVLVEDRKVMASIALPICGLLSDKDGHEVAAELKEMVSLLHSWGCTMESPNVTLSFLTLIYIPAFGITDKGLYEFASQKIISPIIETL, from the coding sequence TTGCAGGCCTATGCAGGCTGTCATATCAACAGCGACCATGAAAGCTCGACGGCTGAGGAAGCCTTGGGCAAACTCAGGGCCGGCATGAACGTCCTGATGAGGGAAGGATCAGCTGCACAGGATCTCAAGGCTTGCCTTTCCATGATTGTCAAAGACAAGATCTCAACCCGTCATTGTTCAATGGTGTCGGATGATATCGATGCTCTGCATATGGAAGAAAAAGGCCATCTGGACCATAAGGTCAGGATGGCAATCAAGGAAGGGGTGGATCCGATAAGTGCCATTGAAATGGTGACGATCAACCCTGCAGAAAACTTTCGTCTGCAGGATACGATAGGAAGTATTGCACCGGGCAAGCGTGCAGATATCGCTTTCCTTTCTTCCCTTGAAGATTGCAAGGTGGAAAAGGTCATGTCGAAGGGCAAGCTTGTCGTCGACAAAGGAAAGCTTGCCGTTGCCTTCCCGCCGTACCATTATGACAGGTGCCTGCTTGATACCGTCACCATCCCTGCGGGACTCAGGGCTCAGGATCTGTTGATCCCTTGTAATGCCAACCAGGCTAAGGTGCATGTCATCGGAGTATCCGGAACGACGCTTCTTACCGAAGCCAGAGAAGCCGTAGTACGTACAGAGGATGGCTATCTTGCAAGCGATGTTTCCCGTGACCTCCTTCATATTGCGACTGTCGAACGGTATGGCAAGGGCGGTGGCGTAGGCAGAAGCTATGTCCAGGGATTCGGTTTGAAGAAGGGTGCAATCGGTCTGAGCGTAGGGCATGACCATCATAATATCACGGTGGTGGGGGCAGACAGCAGGGACATGCTGGTTGCCGTAGAAGAAATCGGCCGGTTGTCCGGTGGATTTGTCCTGGTAGAAGACAGAAAGGTCATGGCATCCATTGCCCTGCCGATCTGCGGACTTCTCTCCGACAAGGATGGGCATGAGGTTGCCGCAGAACTGAAGGAAATGGTGTCATTGCTCCATAGCTGGGGATGTACCATGGAATCTCCTAATGTGACGCTTTCATTCCTTACGCTGATCTATATTCCTGCCTTTGGAATTACTGACAAAGGACTGTATGAATTTGCATCGCAGAAGATCATCAGTCCGATAATTGAAACATTATAG